Genomic segment of Panicum virgatum strain AP13 chromosome 2K, P.virgatum_v5, whole genome shotgun sequence:
aaaatcataactcttcgatacgacatcggatgaagatgatttttatatgaaaattgtagctctcgacgagatctacaactttctagttttgaatttttttatttgacgatgttaaggtgctcaaaacaattatataaaattacagcACCATAATAATCGCATACTTTTGCTTGTCGCATTAggaaattaatatatttttttatttgttgtcaaatgaagacactctgtataccaaaattttaacacttttaacgatctagattcttgtagttttgagtttttacatTTGAAGTTGTTAAGATGTTGATAAAACAatattgtttactgtagcaagccgggttactgtagcaaatcccgGCCGCACAGTGACATGCAAGCCATGCAAAACCGGGCTGGACCTGGggtgaacgggttcgcaagttcgaggggCTAGATGTCTGGTTTCTAAGTTCATGGAACTATTTGACACAGCGCTGCAAGTTCAGGTGCCcacggtgcattttactcttaatTATAAGTTAATCAATGGTTATGTGTTGCCAAGATGAATGTTAGCTGATATCAGCAAGTTTGCTATTGGACATCTTCTTTCAAGAATATGCGATCATATAATATTCTATGAACAAACATCTACGTCATAGTAGATAGCCTCTTTGACAAGTTAACTGATGCACAATGATTACTTGATTCCGGACCCTTACCTTGAATCTCACCATATATGTGTTTGATCTTCCTATGCTAAATTGACAAGTTAACTGATCCACATAGTGATTACTTGATTCCGGACTCTTACCTTGAATCTTACACAATACATGCATTTGGTCTTCTTAAGCTAAATTGGAACACATTTTCCTGTTCTCCTGGAGTTCAGAAAATGGTACCGACAAATCAGCTTCTGCCAGGACTCCTTACTATTTTTATTGCCTCATTTACAAGCAACAATCAGACATctataaaactttttttttgctttcttATCATCCATTTCAGTTTAGTTAGATTGTTATCATCCATTTCAGTTTAGTTAGAATACCTGCATATCGTTGGAGTTTAACTCTTCATTTATATGACAAATTAATTTTTCTCATTTGTTTTGGCATTTGGCTGGTGTCTAGCAGATCTCACAACTTCTTAATTATTGCCCAGCTTACTTGCGGAATAGCTGGTTATGACTACCAGTCTGTCAGAAGATGGACAACCTTCAAAAAGTTGGGTTATGGACTTGCTGAGTGTGAAAAAGTAATGTTGCTGTTTTTCCTTAATTATTTTATACcgtcctttttcctttttacatGCTTATTCCCCATATTCAACTTATTGTTAGAATTTATCATACAGATCTTTATTCCAGTACATAGAGATGTACATTGGTGCCTGGCAATTATAAACATGAAGGATAAAACTTTTCAATATCTTGATTCACTTGGAGGTCTGGGGCATGATGTACTGAATGTACTGGTAAGCTTAACCACCAAACAGAATGTTACATTACTACTAGAGTACAGTGTCTGAAATGCATGGGATTGCCAACTATTCCGGATTTGTGATTATTGTATATActattttgtagttgaaggtctgaattatattttttgtttgtgcCAGGTTAGATATATCAGGGATGAATTGAAGGACAAGAGCAACATAGAGATCGACACCTGTTCCTGGGTGGTAAAATCATCAGACTGTCTTCCTTTGCAGCATAATGGGTACGTCTGCTTCTAGTATCGAACATATCAATAGGCAGCCTGGATATGTTTGACACCAGCATTTTCCTTCTTACAGGTGGGATTGTGGTATATTTATGCTTAAATACATCGATTTCCATAGCAGAGGTCTCGAACCATTTTTCAGTCAGGTAAGTTGATTTGTCAAGTATATTTTTACATGCATAGTTTTACAAGGAAATTATCTTTATGCATTGTACCTTGTTCATGTTGATTGGATTCATCTAATTCAGCTATTGTTTGCAGGAACACATGATGTATTTTAGGAAACGAACGGCAAAAGAGATTTTGAGATTAAGAGCTGACTGAAGAATGACCATTGTATGGCTAACAATCTTTGACATTCTATCAAGTCAGGTATTCTTCTTGCAGTTTTTTCAGCAaacatacaaaataaatatgTTGTTTCTGTAAAATATTAGAGATGTTATTATAAGCTGCTGGTGTCAAATCATGGCCATGACACCACATCTTTGCAGGTATCTATTATCTTGGACCTGATTTTGCTATAGTAGGGAGAAGGGAAAAGAGAAGTTGGGTAAGATGATAGCGCATGGTTAGAGAAAAGGTATGTGTTGAGAAGTTGTTCGACTCAGTGCTCTCATCCTTTTAACTGAGCTAGTACAAGTAACTGAACATAGTTTGTTTTGGACCCTTTGACATATAACATATACTATTGGAAACTAGAGCTAGTGATTGCCCATTGTGAATCTTCTTCAGAGTTATGCATTTGGAAAAATTTTGGTCCTGCATAAATGCAGTAGTCCTGCGATCATACATCCTATATAAACATTCGATGATTATGGACTCAAACTGGTCCAGAAAAAGAGATGGAACGACCTCAGACTTTAGGATAAGATCAGAAAGGTGAATCAAGAGGGTTACATATAAACACATATGCAATTGCACTTGAATAGCCACTACAGCTGATCTATTTCTGCAGCCAAGCTAGGAGCTCAAAAGTGAACCTCTTACAGGTAAATTCTATCAACAGAGGGTAGATCAAAATTTATTatcaaaagaattaaaataaaGCAGGATCTACCAACAATCTTAACAAATCGAATCAAGTTTCCAGTTTCCACTGGTACAAGCTCACTATCTAGATGCCCAAGAATGCTCTGCACTGTGACTCCCAATGCTCCTTAGCCAGGCGAATACGCTCAACTCGCTCTGATTGCATTCTCTTCTCCCAGTACTCTGGACAACTGTTGGGATATTAGCAATTGGAAGTATTAGTAATACATAATCACGACACGAAAAACAGAGCAGTTTTTTGTCACTCGTTAATCCTGGGAAGTTGTAATTGTATAGGCGCACTTACCTGTGGCTCAGTAGCATGTTGAGTTCATCCAGGTGCACAGCATCAGGAAAGACCCCTTGCTGCAATGAAGGTAGAATCGTTAGCTGGGCAATGCCCAAGTATCTGCTCATTGAAATTAAATAACAATTTATTTACCTGTCGACATAGGGGACATTTTGATTTGTGATCTGCGGACTTCAGCCCGTCAACAATGGTCACGGATGCAGCAGAACAGCAGCACAAGTAGCAAAATATGTGACCACAGGAAAGAGAGACTGGATCAAACACTGTGTCCTGCAAAAGCAAGAACGGAAAAGAGAGAATTGGACGATGGACTTAAATATCACAAAGAACAAGTAACAAAAGCAAAATTTCTTTCCTAAGCGACTGGGACAGTGCAACCAGCATATATTGTTGCCATAATGGAAGTTTATAGAGCAAAATTGCACTAATGTCAGAAGTTAGCTCACCAAGCAAATGGAACATGTCAAGCTAATGTCGACACGCATAGAGTCAAAGAGGTTGCATGAGAGCGATGGTCTCTCATCATCGAATATGAGGGAACAGTCACCAAAGAGCTCCATTGCAGCCTTGTTCTTCTTGCTCCTTCTCAAGTTCATGTAGAATGCCATCAGCTCACAGAGCCATAGGGATTGAAGTATCTCAATGTGCAGGCTCTGAGCTTGAGCTTTGAATTCTTGACCTTGCTTTGAGTAATGTATCTGCAAAGGAGTCGCCTTTAATTAACCCTTAGTGACTGCTTTTTCATATGTAGTTATTTTAGTCTGGAATGGGAATATAGATGGATTTGTATTTGATGAACCAAGCTCCTTTTCAGTCAATTAAAATCTGCAATGCAGCCCAAATGTACAGTTATATACCCACCCTATAGCACCTTATGCATTTGCAATAATGTCCTGGTAAATGCATGCAAACTTCCAGGACGCTTCTAGTTATCTTTTTCCCTAGCATTACATTAAGAATCGAAGTGAATTGTTTTCTCAGATACTAAATCAGGGAAGATATGCTTGAGTTGAAATTCATGCCTTGTCATACTTCTTTAAGATCTTCCTCATGGCCACGGCATTTATAATTGCATACGTAACCAAGTCTTTGCCTTGCTGTATTGATTTCCCATGGCTACTGTCACCCTTGTTGGTGAACCACATGGTGTATTTCTTGAAGCCTGTCGCCAAGTGCAGTTCCAGCAGCTTCTTGGCTTTTTCGTTGAAGCAGCCGACAACGACCGACATCTCATTCAGAAGAGATGGAAAGAAACTCCCATCGCATACTGCACGTTTGTTCGAAATTCTTCAGTGAACCCAACATGACAAAGTCATTTTATCTAAAGTCGTCCCAAAATCAGAGTAGACAAATCTTAATTAAAAGAATGCGTCATTCAAAAGCTAGAGGAAGATGTATAAATAAGGTAAAGTCAA
This window contains:
- the LOC120694822 gene encoding probable E3 ubiquitin-protein ligase BAH1-like 1; translation: MKFTKKYATYMRGMEAELPAVGLKRLKKMLKKCRSGSDHRSHLQDAAGSPAAGRCPGHCSVCDGSFFPSLLNEMSVVVGCFNEKAKKLLELHLATGFKKYTMWFTNKGDSSHGKSIQQGKDLVTYAIINAVAMRKILKKYDKIHYSKQGQEFKAQAQSLHIEILQSLWLCELMAFYMNLRRSKKNKAAMELFGDCSLIFDDERPSLSCNLFDSMRVDISLTCSICLDTVFDPVSLSCGHIFCYLCCCSAASVTIVDGLKSADHKSKCPLCRQQGVFPDAVHLDELNMLLSHSCPEYWEKRMQSERVERIRLAKEHWESQCRAFLGI